TCGAAGGCGAGGCCGAGGCGCGCGGTGTGGTGCATCACCGCCAGGATCGAAAACACGCCGACGCGGTTGGCGACGAAGTTGGGGGTATCCCGGGCGCGGACGATGTTCTTGCCCAGCCGGGTGGTGAGCCAGGTTTCCAGCCCGTCGAGCATCGCGGGCTCGGTTTCCGCGGCGGGAATCAGCTCCACCAGCGGCATGTAGCGCGGCGGGTTGAAGAAATGGATGCCGCAGAAGCGGGGACGGCGATCCGGCGGCATGCCCGCGGCCAGCGCCTGGATCGACAACCCCGAGGTGTTGGACGCGAACACCGCGCCCGGCTTCAGGTGCGGCGCGACCCTGGCGTAGAGGTCGAGCTTCCAGTCCATGCGCTCGGCGATCGCCTCGATCACCAGGTCGCACTCGCCCAGCCGGGCCAGGTCGCTGCCGTAGTCCGCCGGCTCGACGTGCTGCGCCCTGTCCCTGGTCGCGAACGGCGCCGGGTCCAGCTTGCCGAGCCCGGCGAGCGATTTCGCCGCGATGCCGTTCGGCGGCCCCTCCTTCGCCGGCAGGTCGAACAGGATCACGGGCACGTCGGCGCTGGCACAGTGGGCGGCGATCTGCGCGCCCATCACGCCGGCGCCCAGGACGGCAACCTTGCGAATCATGAAACGGCTCATGCTGCGCTCCAGATTGGAAACGGGGCGGAGAGCCGGACCCGTCGCGGGCGGGCTCCCTCGCCGGGTCATCGGGCCCGGTGCCTCTTCGCATCGGGCATCCGCATCGCGGACGTTCAGAAGGACAGCGAGTATTGTGCGCCGAGAATCCACACGCTCGAATCGTACTCCCCCTTGACCAGCCCCTTGAGGGGATCGCGCGCATCGCGGTTCTCGATGGACGTATCCGGGATGTAGAGATACGCCACGCCGAGGTCGAGCAGCGAGTCCTTGCCCGCCCGCCACTGGCCGCCGAACGAAAACCACGTCCGATCGTTGTCGGGCAGCGAGGTGAGGCGCCGGCGCGCGTCCTTGACCGGCGATTCATCGTAGGCGATGCCGAACTTGAGCTTCCAGGCATCGTTGTACTGGTAGCTCGCGCCGAGCGCGTACCGCCACGAATCCTGGAAGTCGGTCGTCAGCACCTGCGCGACGGCACCGTTGTCCAGCCCCGACGTGCGCACGATGTCCACTTTCTTGATGCTGCTCCAGCCGGTGCGCGAGATGTCGCCCAGCAGTTCCCACCTGCTGCCGAGCTTGTGCACGGCACTGAGGATGACGGTATCGGGGAGTTCGACGTCGGCCTTCGCATTCGAGCTTCGCGCCGCATTGAAGAGAGGCGACGGCCCCTTCACCTTGAGGTCGCCCTTGAGTTCGTGATCGATGCTGGAGCGGTACGAGAGGCCGACCCGGGTCGCGCTGGTCAGCTCGAGCAGGACGCCGACGTTCCAGCCCCACGCGTCGCTGGCGGCATCCAGGGTCGCAAAGCTGGCGGGGAGGGGAAATCCGCCCACCGGCACGATGCCCGTGCGCCTGACGTATTCGACCTCCATGCGCTGCCAGTTCACCCCGGCCCCGAGCGACAGTTTGTCGTTGACGCGCCAGGCGATCGACGGATTGATGTTGTAGGTCTTGATGTCGAATTTCGTCGAATGCGCCGCCCCCGCCCAGTCGTCGTCGTATTCGGTCATCAGGCCGAAGGGCGCGCCCAGGCCGACGCCGACATGGACGTCTTTGTCGAGCGCCCATGAGACATAGCCGTTGGGAATGGCGGCCCAGCCCCCCGCATCGCTCGTCCCGGCATTCAGCACGCCGGTCTGGGAGCCCTCGTTGCTGAACCTGAAGCTCGGCCGCACCGCGGCCAGGCCGACCGACAGGGTCCGCGCCGGCAGCCGCGTCATACCGGCCGGATTGAAGAAGATCGTGCTGGCATTCTCGGCGATCGCCGCGGACCCGGCATACGCGTTGGCGATGCCGCTCGCATTCTGTTCGAGAAGCTGGAAGCCCGCTGCCGACGCCGGGCCGGAAGCCATCGCCGCCAGCGCAGCGGCCAGCACACCTGAAATCGTCGATCGCCGCATCTGTCATCCCTCCACGGTTCGTCTTGTAATGGACACCGATATCCGCGGCGGCCGGGATGGTCCCGATGCCCCGGCCCGGCGCACCCGCCCATGCGACGGTACCGCCTGTCCCGCCGGGAGGGGTTTCGTGCCGCAGCGCCGTGTCCGGTCGCCGCACGGAAATGCACCATCGTGCAGCATGCCCTCTCCGCCAATCAGGGTTTCCCCGCACGGGCAAGCGCCCGCCCCCCGCAAACGCCCGTGCCTGCACGCTGGCAGCGCCCGTCGCGCAGCGGTTGCGGCGGACCGGGCGGCAGTCGAAATGAACCTTCCCGCCATTTATAGTGATATAAACGATTAAGGAAAAAATTCCGTTCCCTCCACGACCGGCCGGGTTGGTCTCGTCTTCCCGCGCCACGGGCGTTCTGGCACTACCTTCGACGTGGGACGGAACCATAGGTGGTGGAGCCCCATGAAATATCGCCTGCTCGACGAGAAGAGTCTGATCTTCGAAGGCGCGGACCCGTTCGAGGTATCGGAGTACGTCAATCGCCACGTCGGCGTGCACCGCATCCGGCTGCCGGGAAGCGCAGATCCCGCGGCCGGGCTGCGCCACCGCAAGGTGGGCCTGATCGACCTGTGCCGCATCAGCTACGGCGGCCCGGTACGCGTGGTGTCCACCGGGCTGTCCGACGTCTACCACCTGCAGATCATCCTGCGCGGCCACTGCCGGTACGAGATCTCGCGCCAGAACCATGAGTTTTCTTCCGGCGACATCCTGCTGCTGAACCCCGACGATCCGATCGACCTGACCTACTCGGAAGACTGCGAAAAGTTCATCCTCAAGATCCCGGCCTCGCTGCTCGACGACGTCTGCGCCGAACAAGGCTGGCTCAAGCCCCGCGAGGGCATCAAGTTCATCCCGATCCGCTACCAGCTCCACGAGATCGAGAGCCTCATGAACCTGCTGGCGCTGCTGTGCCAGGAGGCCGAATCCGCGGACGGCTCACTGCAGATCTTCGGGCACTACAACTGGATCGTCGCCAACAAGCTGCTGACCCTGCTCAAGCACAACATCCGGCGGGAGTTTCCCACCCTGCAGTCCTGCTCGTTCGAGCGGCTCGTCCAGCACATCGACGAGAACATCAAGCGCGACATCTCGGTGGAGGAACTGGCGCGCGTGTCGCACATGAGCCTGCGCTCGCTCTACCTGCTGTTCGAGCGCTATGCGGACACGACGCCCAAGAACTACATCAAGCGGCGCAAGCTCGAACGCATCCATGCGACGCTGATCGACCCGGCGAGCACGGTGCGCAGCGTCACCGCGGTCGCCCTCGACTACGGCTTCACGCACCTCGGGCGCTTTTCCGAGTGCTACAAGGCAGCCTTCGGCATCCTGCCGTCCGATTCCCTGAAACGCCGCTGACCTGGCCGCGGCCTTCGCCGCCGC
This DNA window, taken from Thauera sp. K11, encodes the following:
- a CDS encoding OmpP1/FadL family transporter; the protein is MRRSTISGVLAAALAAMASGPASAAGFQLLEQNASGIANAYAGSAAIAENASTIFFNPAGMTRLPARTLSVGLAAVRPSFRFSNEGSQTGVLNAGTSDAGGWAAIPNGYVSWALDKDVHVGVGLGAPFGLMTEYDDDWAGAAHSTKFDIKTYNINPSIAWRVNDKLSLGAGVNWQRMEVEYVRRTGIVPVGGFPLPASFATLDAASDAWGWNVGVLLELTSATRVGLSYRSSIDHELKGDLKVKGPSPLFNAARSSNAKADVELPDTVILSAVHKLGSRWELLGDISRTGWSSIKKVDIVRTSGLDNGAVAQVLTTDFQDSWRYALGASYQYNDAWKLKFGIAYDESPVKDARRRLTSLPDNDRTWFSFGGQWRAGKDSLLDLGVAYLYIPDTSIENRDARDPLKGLVKGEYDSSVWILGAQYSLSF
- a CDS encoding AraC family transcriptional regulator, whose protein sequence is MKYRLLDEKSLIFEGADPFEVSEYVNRHVGVHRIRLPGSADPAAGLRHRKVGLIDLCRISYGGPVRVVSTGLSDVYHLQIILRGHCRYEISRQNHEFSSGDILLLNPDDPIDLTYSEDCEKFILKIPASLLDDVCAEQGWLKPREGIKFIPIRYQLHEIESLMNLLALLCQEAESADGSLQIFGHYNWIVANKLLTLLKHNIRREFPTLQSCSFERLVQHIDENIKRDISVEELARVSHMSLRSLYLLFERYADTTPKNYIKRRKLERIHATLIDPASTVRSVTAVALDYGFTHLGRFSECYKAAFGILPSDSLKRR